From a region of the Eulemur rufifrons isolate Redbay chromosome 7, OSU_ERuf_1, whole genome shotgun sequence genome:
- the LOC138387322 gene encoding LOW QUALITY PROTEIN: tumor suppressor ARF-like (The sequence of the model RefSeq protein was modified relative to this genomic sequence to represent the inferred CDS: inserted 1 base in 1 codon): MGRGRRVGPSLQSGGQGXRCLPLVPKGGAEAAELGGGGCKSMVRRFLVTVRIRRTYGPPRVRAFVVHISRPAGEWAAPGVRAAAALVLMLLRSQRRGQQPHPRPGHDDGQRPCGPAAAAPRRRAQPRRPRHSHPTGARRRPGGFPGHAGGAAPGRSAAGCARRLGPPARGPG, translated from the exons ATGGGCAGGGGGCGGCGCGTGGGTCCCAGTCTGCAATCGGGGGGGCAGG GGCGCTGCTTACCTCTAGTGCCAAAGGGCGGCGCAGAGGCTGCGGAGCTCGGCGGTGGTGGCTGCAAGAGCATGGTGCGCAGGTTCTTGGTGACCGTCAGGATCCGGCGCACGTACGGCCCGCCGCGAGTGAGGGCTTTCGTGGTGCACATCTCGCGGCCCGCGGGTGAGTGGGCAGCGCCTGGTGTGCGGGCCGCTGCGGCCCTCGTGCTGATGCTATTGAGGAGCCAGCGCAGAGGGCAGCAGCCGCATCCTAGACCAG GTCATGATGATGGGCAACGCCCGTGtggcccagctgctgctgctccacGGCGCCGAGCCCAACCGCGCAGACCCCGCCACTCTCACCCGACCGGTGCACGACGCCGCCCGGGAGGGTTTCCTGGACACGCTGGTGGCGCTGCACCGGGCCGGAGCGCGGCTGGATGTGCGCGACGCCTGGGGCCGCCTGCCCGTGGACCTGGCTGA